TGCTCGACGCGCAAAACAGCGACGGCAACGTGGTAAAAAACCAGGGCACCTTGAACAATGCCAATGCCAGCGACTCGCTCAACGGCTCCAACGGCAACATGGGCGCCAACGTTGCAGCCGGCGACGGCAACCAGCAAGACAACGCTGCTGCACTGGCGACCGCTGACGAAAGCTTCATCTTCGGCAATGCTGTTGCGGCTTCGAGTGCGACTCAGGTCAACAACAACAACTATGTGAAAAACTCGTCCACCTTCAACAACGCCACGCTCAACAACGCAGGCAACAATGGTTCCGGCAACATCGGCATCAACGTGAGCGCCGGCAACTTCAACCAGCAGAAAAACAACCTCGCCATCGCCGTGTCCGGCGGTCGTGTAGCGCAGGCTGCCGCCTCTGCCAACCAGGCTTCGACCGGCCTGGTAGTCGACAACAAAGGCGTGCAAACCTACAAAACCGACACCCTTACTGGCACTTATGCAGCCGCTGGCACGTTCAAAGCCAAAGGCACTGCAACCATCGAAGACGACAACCATGGCGGTTGGGGTAACCGTGGCGGCGGCCACGGCGGCAACGATGATCAGAAAGCCAAGTTCGAAGCCGTGGGTTCTTTTGGCCTCGCTGGCGTAACCACCCAACAAGTGTTGACCAAAGATGGCTGGAAAACTCCTGTCGTCAACAACGCCAACATGACCAACTCGATGAACAACTTCTCCGGCAACGGCGGAGCCAACGTCTCGGCTGGTGTGGGCAACCAACAAAGCAACTCGCTGTCCATCGCCGCAGGTTGCAAAGCCTGCATGTAATCGCGATCGAAACGAAAGCCCCGGTAACGGGGCTTTTTTCCTCGGTTCCACAAGGCGTATTCGATCATGCGGACTTCTGCCCTCCTCGCTTTGCTGTGTCTGTGCGGCCTGACTCAGGCAGCGCAAATGCCCGTGGCTGCCCTGCCGGGTGGCGTGCTGGTCTACAAAGACGTGCAAAGCATTCGGGAGCGCAAGTTTGCCGACATCGTCGAACAGAAGACCGATTTCAGTTGCGGCGCTGCTGCACTGGCCACGGTCCTGCGTCAGGCTTATTGGCTCGACGTCGATGAGGAGCACATCATCAAAGGCATGCTGGTCAATGCTGACCAGGACCTGGTGCGAACCCAGGGTTTTTCCATGCTCGACATGAAGCGCTACGTAGAAAGCATCGGCATGCGTGCCCGAGGCTACCGGATCCCGCCCGAGAAACTCGAAGCGGTGACCATTCCGGTGGTGGTTCTGATGGATATTCGCGGCTACAAGCATTTCGTCGTGCTACAGCGTTCGGACAAGCAGTGGGTCTACATCGGTGACCCGGTTCTCGGCCACAAGCGCTACAAACATGACGACTTTGTCAAAGGTTGGAACGGCATCGTCTTTGCCATCGTCGGCCCAGGCTATGACAAGGCGAACGCCTTGCGCAGCCCTCCGGTGCCGCTGACGGCGAAGAACACGCTGGATGGCTTCAACCCGGTCAAAGATGCGGAATTGATGGATTTCGGGTTCATTCAGAGCGACTTCTTTTAATCGCCGAGTTAGAGATTGGGACTGGATGTCCCGGGAGCAGCAGATGAAAACCTCATACTGGCTGGCCGCCGCCTGCCTGGCAGCGAGCGCGTCAGGCTTTGCCCATGCCGGATTCAAACCCATCGAAATCAAGGACCAGGAGCTCGCCGAGCTGCGTGGTCGCTACGTCATGCCGGGGCGCATTATCAGCTTCGGCATTGTAATGAGCAGCACCTGGCGCAACGCCAGCGGCGATTTGATCGGGGCCGCGACCTCGATGCAGGTCCAAGCCTCTACGGTCAAACCGCAATTCTACGTCTCGACCATCAAGGAGTCGGGCAACGGCAGCGCGCCGTCACTGGGCACTGGCACCGTGATCGGTGGCGCCGGCCTCAACAGCAGCCAAGGCGTGACGCAAAGCGTACGGGCGGCAGGTGATGGCAACACCGCCAACAACAACGTGGCGATCAACGTCCGCGAGGCGAGTCAGGCACCGGCACTGGCGCCGTCGCAAGGTCAGGCCCTCATCGCCGGACAGACCATCACCGGCAGCAACGGCGCCGGCAGTGTCGCGGTTTCGGCCAACGGTGGCGGCGTGCAAATGGCCATTCAGGCCAGCGGCAATCAAGGCACCGCGCTGCAACAAGTCGCACAGGGCGGCCTGCTGCAAAACACCCGCCTGCTGGGCAGTGCCAACGTGGTCAACAACCTCACGCAACTCAACGTCGTACTTAACAATAACGGCAGAAGCGCCGGTGCACTGGACTGCAACCTGACTCAACTCGGGGCCCTACGCAATATCGGATATTGAACTACGCTGAGTCTCGATCATTGGGCTAAAAGGGACGGCTTATTCATGTATCGATCAGTCTCACTGCGTGTCGCAGTGTGTTTGAGTACCCTTCTTCCGGCGGCAATGTTGCAAGCAGCACCCGACGCCGATGTAGAAGCCCTGAAACGGGAACTACTGGAACTGAAACAACGATACGAAGTACAACAACAAGCCCTGGCGGTACTTGAACAACGGGTCCGCCAGGTAGAAGAACAACCCGCCGCCCCACCGCCGAAAAGGCTGGCCAAATCACCATCGGACATGAAAGGCAATCGCGTCGCTGCCGGAGCCGCCACAGGCACCGGTGCGGCCGCAGCCTCAGGAGGCGCCGCCGGGGGCAGTGGCGCTTCTTACGGGCAATCGCTGGCTGACGATTCGCAACCGGCGCAAAGTGTTTCCAACCTGTATGACGAAGCCAGCGGTTTCTTTGGCGGCGGCAAGTTCAGCGTGGAAACCGGGGTCACCTATTCGCGCTATGACACCCGCCAGTTGATCCTCAACGGTTTCCTCGCGCTGGATTCGATTTTCCTCGGCAACATCAACCTCGACCGGATCAAGGCCGACACCTGGACCCTCGATCTGACAGGCCGCTACAACTTCGACAATCGCTGGCAGTTCGACCTGAACGTGCCCGTGGTGTATCGCGAATCGACTTACCAGTCGGGCGGCGGCAACCAGGGCGCGGCGGGCGTCACCACTGAAGAAACCGTCACCAAGGATCCGACCATTGGCGACGTCAACTTCGGTGTCGCCTACAAGTTCCTCGACGAGTCGGTCAACACCCCGGATGCGGTCGTCACCTTGCGTGTCAAGGCGCCGACCGGCAAAGACCCGTTCGGCATCAAACTGCGCCAGACCGATGCGAACTCCAACCTGTTCGTCCCCGACACCCTGCCCACCGGCAACGGCGTCTGGTCGATCACACCGGGCATATCGCTGGTCAAGACGTTCGACCCGGCGGTGCTGTTCGGCAGCTTGTCCTACACCCACAACCTGGAGGAGTCGTTCGACGACATCAGCTCGACCGTCAACCAGAAAAACCCGGGCAAAGTGCGCATTGGCGACAGCTTCCAGATCGGCGCAGGTATCGCGTTTGCGCTGAACGAGAAGATGAGTATGTCGTTCTCGGTATCTGACCTGGTGCAACGCAAAAGCAAGCTGAAACAGGATGGCGGCGACTGGGAATCCGTGGTGTCGAGCGACGCCAACGCCGGTTACTTCAACGTTGGCATGACCATCGCGGCTACCGA
This window of the Pseudomonas fluorescens genome carries:
- a CDS encoding heme utilization protein, with the translated sequence MKPTMALKPLVFALAAVMAMAAQAGGRDDNNGHGNGNGHGNGHGQPQGPNLEQLLQITAGAGAAVLDAQNSDGNVVKNQGTLNNANASDSLNGSNGNMGANVAAGDGNQQDNAAALATADESFIFGNAVAASSATQVNNNNYVKNSSTFNNATLNNAGNNGSGNIGINVSAGNFNQQKNNLAIAVSGGRVAQAAASANQASTGLVVDNKGVQTYKTDTLTGTYAAAGTFKAKGTATIEDDNHGGWGNRGGGHGGNDDQKAKFEAVGSFGLAGVTTQQVLTKDGWKTPVVNNANMTNSMNNFSGNGGANVSAGVGNQQSNSLSIAAGCKACM
- a CDS encoding C39 family peptidase, with amino-acid sequence MRTSALLALLCLCGLTQAAQMPVAALPGGVLVYKDVQSIRERKFADIVEQKTDFSCGAAALATVLRQAYWLDVDEEHIIKGMLVNADQDLVRTQGFSMLDMKRYVESIGMRARGYRIPPEKLEAVTIPVVVLMDIRGYKHFVVLQRSDKQWVYIGDPVLGHKRYKHDDFVKGWNGIVFAIVGPGYDKANALRSPPVPLTAKNTLDGFNPVKDAELMDFGFIQSDFF
- a CDS encoding transporter, which gives rise to MYRSVSLRVAVCLSTLLPAAMLQAAPDADVEALKRELLELKQRYEVQQQALAVLEQRVRQVEEQPAAPPPKRLAKSPSDMKGNRVAAGAATGTGAAAASGGAAGGSGASYGQSLADDSQPAQSVSNLYDEASGFFGGGKFSVETGVTYSRYDTRQLILNGFLALDSIFLGNINLDRIKADTWTLDLTGRYNFDNRWQFDLNVPVVYRESTYQSGGGNQGAAGVTTEETVTKDPTIGDVNFGVAYKFLDESVNTPDAVVTLRVKAPTGKDPFGIKLRQTDANSNLFVPDTLPTGNGVWSITPGISLVKTFDPAVLFGSLSYTHNLEESFDDISSTVNQKNPGKVRIGDSFQIGAGIAFALNEKMSMSFSVSDLVQRKSKLKQDGGDWESVVSSDANAGYFNVGMTIAATDNLTIVPNLSIGMTDDAPDFSFSLKFPYYF